From one Spiroplasma endosymbiont of Panorpa germanica genomic stretch:
- a CDS encoding L-threonylcarbamoyladenylate synthase: MTKTEVKLAIELLKNNKIIILPTDTIYGLSGSVSKENQIKINNIKGSPKEKPLIVLISSLKQLPVEVFRDKKLLNILKLKKPTTVIIPMIDSSESIAIRLVKSNPIKKIISKVGPIFSTSANKSKIKYKEGEVIFNNISPAVERVFYAGNLENEPSTIINFSDMSKKR; encoded by the coding sequence ATGACTAAAACAGAAGTTAAGCTTGCAATTGAGCTATTAAAAAATAATAAAATAATAATATTGCCAACTGACACAATTTACGGACTTTCAGGATCGGTAAGCAAGGAAAATCAGATAAAAATCAACAACATTAAAGGCAGTCCTAAGGAAAAACCGCTGATTGTACTTATTTCTTCGTTAAAACAGCTTCCAGTTGAGGTTTTTAGAGATAAGAAGTTATTAAACATTTTGAAACTAAAAAAACCAACAACCGTTATAATACCAATGATCGACTCTTCTGAATCAATTGCCATTAGGTTGGTAAAAAGTAATCCAATAAAAAAAATTATTTCAAAAGTGGGGCCGATATTTTCTACCAGCGCCAATAAATCAAAAATTAAATACAAGGAAGGTGAAGTTATCTTCAATAACATAAGTCCAGCAGTTGAAAGGGTATTTTATGCTGGTAACTTAGAAAATGAACCGTCCACAATCATTAATTTCTCAGATATGTCTAAAAAAAGATAA